A window of the Pseudomonas fluorescens genome harbors these coding sequences:
- a CDS encoding HlyD family secretion protein, producing MTTQAKQKLAVAVAAALAVGVLVYLAMPGLFGKRTQQNTNDAFVSADFTLVVPRVAGFIKEVLVEDNQQVKAGQLLALIDDRDLRAAAEAADAQTLVARAQLQNAKATLERQTSVIAQAQASVVSAKAEMAFAQQELNRYNHLAGVGAGTVQNAQQARTRIDQASARLDTATAKLAAERKQVEILTAQRDAAEGSLKHAQAALEIASFELSYTRITAPQDGMIGERAVRVGAYVTPGSKLLAVVPLKQAYVVANFQETQLTDVQPGQDVVVRVDSLGGEALTGRVESIAPATGVTFAAVKPDNATGNFTKVVQRIPVKILLEPGQPLAERLRVGMSVEASIDTKSSATSVREVTQR from the coding sequence TCGCGGTGGCTGTGGCCGCTGCGCTGGCGGTCGGTGTGCTGGTGTATCTGGCGATGCCTGGTCTGTTCGGCAAGCGCACGCAGCAGAACACCAACGACGCCTTTGTCTCCGCCGACTTCACCTTGGTGGTGCCGCGTGTGGCGGGGTTCATCAAAGAGGTGCTGGTGGAAGACAACCAGCAGGTCAAGGCCGGGCAGTTGCTGGCGCTGATCGATGACCGCGACTTGCGCGCTGCCGCCGAGGCCGCCGATGCGCAAACCCTGGTGGCCCGCGCGCAGTTGCAGAACGCCAAGGCCACGCTGGAGCGCCAGACTTCGGTGATCGCTCAGGCGCAGGCGTCGGTGGTGTCGGCCAAGGCTGAAATGGCTTTCGCCCAGCAGGAATTGAATCGCTATAACCACTTGGCCGGCGTCGGTGCCGGCACCGTACAGAACGCGCAACAGGCGCGCACCCGCATCGATCAGGCCTCTGCGCGGCTGGACACGGCCACGGCAAAACTGGCCGCAGAACGTAAGCAGGTCGAGATTCTGACGGCGCAGCGCGATGCCGCCGAGGGCAGTTTGAAACACGCTCAGGCTGCGCTGGAGATCGCCAGTTTCGAGCTGTCCTATACGCGCATCACCGCGCCCCAGGACGGCATGATTGGCGAGCGCGCGGTGCGGGTCGGCGCCTATGTGACGCCGGGCAGCAAACTGCTGGCGGTGGTGCCGTTGAAGCAGGCCTATGTGGTCGCCAACTTCCAGGAAACCCAGCTCACCGACGTGCAGCCGGGGCAGGACGTTGTCGTGCGGGTCGACAGTCTTGGCGGCGAAGCCCTCACCGGCCGCGTCGAAAGCATCGCCCCGGCTACCGGCGTGACCTTTGCGGCGGTCAAACCGGACAACGCCACCGGCAACTTCACCAAAGTCGTGCAGCGGATTCCGGTGAAGATCCTGCTGGAGCCGGGCCAGCCATTGGCCGAGCGCCTGCGGGTGGGCATGTCGGTGGAGGCGAGCATTGATACCAAAAGCTCGGCGACGTCGGTGCGTGAGGTGACGCAGCGATGA
- a CDS encoding efflux transporter outer membrane subunit encodes MKRFQSLTLVLSLSALAACTVGPDFQKPEATQIADWAKPSKTAVSQAVSEPLNERWWEVFHDAQLSALTQRALRSNLDLQLASSRLQQSRAARQVITADRYPATAATGSYARKRNSGEGLNDPSGHNGNSAFNLWDAGFSASWELDFWGRVRRETEAADANLEVAENDRRGVLLAVLADTAQNYIQLRGVQNTRAVTEQNLDVARHSLKLSQLRLNDGVATDLDVAEAAAQVAAIESRLPALEQRQAQLVNAISLLMGEPPQALTKELSTDAPVPQSPLTVAIGLPSQLAERRPDIRQAEARLHAATANIGVAKGDFYPRITLSGNLGSQAMQLSDFGSWGSRAFGIGPQFSLPLFDGGRLRGVLQLREAQQQEAAIGYQQTVLRAWHEIDDQLTAYNASQRRRDSLAEAVRQNQIALRTAQQQYVEGVVDFVNVLTVQSALLATQEQWVESSTGVSLAMVGLYRALGGGWESVYPVGEMAQR; translated from the coding sequence ATGAAGCGCTTTCAGTCCCTGACGCTTGTCCTGAGTCTGTCGGCGTTGGCGGCCTGCACCGTCGGCCCGGACTTCCAGAAACCCGAAGCCACCCAAATCGCCGACTGGGCAAAACCATCGAAAACCGCTGTCAGCCAGGCCGTCAGCGAACCCTTGAACGAGCGCTGGTGGGAAGTCTTTCACGACGCGCAACTCTCGGCCCTGACCCAGCGCGCCTTGCGCAGCAACCTTGACCTGCAACTGGCCAGCAGCCGCCTGCAACAAAGCCGCGCCGCCCGTCAGGTGATCACCGCCGACCGTTATCCAGCGACCGCCGCTACCGGCAGCTACGCCCGCAAACGCAACAGCGGCGAAGGCTTGAACGACCCGTCCGGGCACAACGGCAATTCCGCCTTCAACCTGTGGGATGCCGGTTTCTCCGCCTCTTGGGAGCTGGACTTCTGGGGCCGCGTGCGCCGGGAAACCGAAGCCGCCGATGCCAATCTCGAAGTCGCGGAAAACGACCGGCGCGGCGTGCTGTTGGCGGTACTCGCAGACACCGCGCAGAACTACATCCAGTTGCGCGGGGTGCAGAACACCCGCGCGGTCACCGAGCAGAACCTCGATGTGGCGAGGCACAGTCTGAAACTCTCGCAACTGCGCCTCAACGACGGCGTGGCCACCGATCTCGACGTCGCCGAAGCCGCCGCGCAAGTGGCGGCCATCGAATCGCGGCTGCCGGCACTGGAGCAGCGTCAGGCGCAACTGGTCAATGCCATCAGCCTGTTGATGGGTGAGCCGCCGCAAGCCCTGACCAAAGAGTTATCCACAGACGCGCCGGTACCGCAGTCGCCGCTGACCGTCGCCATCGGGCTGCCGTCGCAACTGGCCGAGCGTCGCCCGGATATCCGCCAGGCCGAAGCCCGATTGCATGCCGCCACCGCGAATATCGGCGTGGCCAAGGGCGATTTCTATCCGCGCATCACCCTGTCCGGCAATCTCGGCTCGCAAGCCATGCAGCTCAGTGATTTCGGCTCCTGGGGCTCACGCGCCTTCGGCATCGGCCCGCAATTCAGCTTGCCGCTGTTCGACGGCGGCCGCCTGCGCGGCGTGCTGCAACTGCGCGAAGCCCAGCAGCAGGAAGCGGCCATCGGTTATCAACAGACCGTCCTGCGCGCCTGGCACGAAATCGACGACCAGTTGACCGCCTACAACGCCAGCCAGCGCCGCCGTGACAGCCTCGCCGAAGCCGTGCGCCAGAACCAGATCGCCCTGCGCACCGCGCAACAGCAATACGTCGAAGGCGTGGTCGACTTCGTCAACGTCCTGACCGTACAAAGCGCACTGCTCGCCACCCAGGAACAATGGGTGGAAAGCTCCACCGGCGTTTCACTGGCGATGGTCGGGCTGTACCGGGCATTGGGCGGGGGATGGGAGTCGGTGTATCCGGTGGGGGAGATGGCGCAGCGTTGA
- a CDS encoding efflux RND transporter periplasmic adaptor subunit, protein MRRFRGWVVGLTFVTCAVQAQTPAPDDPLLDNGGAANASASSEARGVLRARDQATLASELSGRIVELPFSEGESFKKGDTLARFDCSAYQAQLNAAQAASRGAGEELAHNRQLAALNSVGRFEVARAEAKVSETQAQSQVYQVQVKRCSVVAPFDGQVVERKVQRYESVPAGAPLLDVVDNRTLEIHLLVPSRWMARLKPGQSFSFVPDETGQPIDATVKRLGARIDEGSQTLLLVATLPEAKGLLAGMSGTARFPELK, encoded by the coding sequence ATGCGGCGTTTTCGTGGTTGGGTTGTCGGATTGACCTTTGTAACGTGTGCAGTTCAGGCTCAAACGCCCGCGCCAGACGATCCGCTGCTGGATAACGGCGGGGCGGCGAATGCGTCGGCCAGCAGTGAAGCGCGCGGTGTGTTGCGGGCGCGGGATCAGGCGACTTTGGCCAGCGAGCTGTCGGGGCGGATTGTCGAGTTGCCGTTCAGCGAGGGCGAGTCGTTCAAGAAGGGCGATACCCTGGCGCGTTTCGACTGTTCAGCCTATCAGGCCCAGTTGAATGCCGCGCAAGCCGCCAGCCGTGGCGCCGGTGAAGAGCTGGCGCACAACCGGCAATTGGCGGCGCTCAATTCCGTCGGGCGTTTCGAAGTGGCCCGGGCCGAGGCCAAGGTCAGCGAGACCCAGGCGCAATCCCAGGTTTATCAAGTTCAGGTCAAACGCTGCAGCGTGGTCGCGCCGTTCGACGGGCAAGTGGTCGAGCGCAAGGTGCAGCGTTATGAAAGCGTGCCGGCCGGTGCGCCGCTGCTCGATGTGGTCGACAACCGCACGCTGGAAATCCATCTGCTGGTGCCGTCGCGCTGGATGGCCAGGCTCAAGCCCGGTCAGTCGTTCAGCTTCGTGCCTGATGAAACCGGTCAGCCGATCGACGCCACGGTCAAACGCCTCGGTGCGCGGATCGATGAAGGTAGCCAGACCCTGTTGCTGGTCGCAACACTCCCCGAAGCCAAAGGCTTGCTCGCCGGCATGAGCGGCACCGCGCGTTTTCCGGAGCTTAAGTGA
- a CDS encoding efflux RND transporter periplasmic adaptor subunit, whose protein sequence is MNAPVSGTAEQVFARFLDLERQTRAAQDISQLAYSLVNDGQSLFGFRHAALLIAGKVQAVTGVSAVEPNAPFVAFVEQAVAQLFKQDVLKQARVITPEMVGESIQADWRSLSAMQVFWLPLIDRQGQVFGGLWLARDLPWNPSEQVLLSQLGDTYSHAWLALQPRKPWRLRWTRKRQVALVAVLLLGLLIPVRQSVLAPAEVVPQGGRVVAAPLDGVIAEFLVKPNQSVKTGDLLLRFESTTLKAQADVAERALGVAEAELKANSQRSFVDAESNSRVDLLAARAEQKRAERDYARELLNRSEVRAERDGIAVFADAERWTGKPVQTGERLMEIADPSQAELRIELAVGDAISLEPGAEVALFLDSDPLQRHLATLERSAYEAQPTAGGQLAYRLDANFADAPPRIGLRGTAKIFGDRAPLALYLLRRPLAGLRQSVGL, encoded by the coding sequence GTGAACGCCCCGGTGAGCGGCACTGCCGAGCAGGTGTTCGCGCGGTTTCTTGATCTCGAACGGCAGACCCGCGCCGCTCAAGATATTTCGCAACTGGCCTACAGCCTGGTCAATGACGGTCAGTCGCTGTTCGGTTTTCGCCATGCGGCGCTGTTGATCGCCGGCAAGGTGCAGGCGGTGACCGGGGTCAGCGCAGTGGAGCCGAATGCGCCGTTCGTGGCGTTCGTCGAGCAGGCCGTGGCGCAGTTGTTCAAGCAGGATGTGCTGAAACAGGCGCGGGTGATCACGCCGGAAATGGTCGGCGAATCGATTCAGGCCGACTGGCGCAGTCTGTCGGCCATGCAAGTGTTCTGGCTGCCGTTGATCGACCGTCAGGGTCAGGTGTTCGGCGGTTTGTGGCTGGCCCGTGATCTGCCGTGGAACCCATCCGAACAAGTGCTGCTGTCGCAACTGGGCGACACCTACAGCCATGCCTGGCTGGCGTTGCAACCGCGCAAACCTTGGCGGCTGCGCTGGACCCGTAAACGCCAGGTGGCGCTGGTCGCCGTGTTGCTGCTCGGGCTGTTGATCCCGGTGCGCCAGTCGGTGCTGGCGCCCGCCGAAGTGGTGCCTCAGGGCGGGCGCGTTGTCGCCGCGCCGCTGGACGGGGTGATCGCCGAGTTTCTGGTCAAACCCAACCAGAGCGTGAAAACCGGCGACCTGTTGCTGCGTTTTGAAAGCACAACACTGAAGGCTCAGGCCGATGTCGCCGAGCGTGCGCTCGGGGTCGCCGAAGCGGAACTCAAAGCCAACTCCCAGCGCTCGTTTGTCGACGCTGAATCCAACTCCCGGGTCGATCTGCTGGCCGCCCGCGCCGAACAGAAACGCGCCGAACGCGACTACGCCCGCGAACTGCTCAATCGCAGCGAAGTGCGCGCCGAGCGCGACGGCATTGCGGTATTTGCCGATGCCGAACGCTGGACCGGCAAACCGGTGCAGACCGGCGAACGGCTGATGGAAATCGCCGACCCGAGCCAGGCCGAACTGCGTATCGAACTGGCCGTGGGCGACGCGATCTCGCTGGAGCCGGGCGCCGAAGTCGCGCTGTTTCTCGACAGCGACCCATTGCAACGCCACCTCGCCACCCTCGAACGTTCGGCCTACGAGGCGCAGCCCACCGCCGGCGGCCAATTGGCCTATCGGCTGGACGCCAATTTCGCCGACGCACCGCCGCGCATCGGCCTGCGCGGCACCGCAAAAATTTTCGGCGACCGTGCGCCGCTGGCCTTGTACCTGCTGCGGCGTCCGCTCGCCGGGCTGCGCCAGAGCGTAGGCCTGTAA
- a CDS encoding biotin/lipoyl-binding protein: MTLPSLRADLQLSPAAPALDGSPRWTLADPVRGRYFKLGAAAMRLLRHWSLGDPEQVLRAANREPGLPLDGNELAQLLEFLRGHDLISALDEQQRASYRLKALVQRQSLWRILLHQYLFFRIPLWRPDTFLNRAWPWLERFGPKALRYGLPATLALGVFLVSRDWQRFVGTFPHLFSLGGAIAFGVSLFFAKLCHEFGHAFMAKRAGCRVQSMGVAFMVLLPMFYTDVSDAWRVNDRRARLLIGAGGVMAELLLASIALLVWSFLPDGPGRTAAFMLASATWITTLVVNLNPFMRFDGYFLLSDLWEVDNLQGRAFALCRWRLREFLFGYGAPAPEPWSPTMQRRLLIWGYGSWLWRAALFFGIALAVYHLFFKVLGIFLMLVELVWFIFLPIMSEWRQWWSRREQAHGPRVLLSSLAVLGLLLVLIVPWRSSVELPTMLEGGRASALHAPTAARVKAVKVADGQTVAQGDVLIELESPDLDSRQAIVRREIRIQQLLMRRQAGRSETAADAGIVEQRLAEAVAEYRGLTAQRERLLLRAPHAGTVRDLLPNLTPGRWLSSKDALARVVEDGTRLRGYLAEAELWRVKPGATGRFIADDPMHAAIAVQLNEIDTNGVAYVDQEALTSDHHGPIAVRRDQQQRAEPVQAQYGVRLTTLDQAPTPVQPLRGVVVLQGSGESVLGVAWRRMAALGVRESGF; this comes from the coding sequence ATGACCCTGCCGAGCCTGCGTGCCGACCTGCAATTGTCGCCCGCGGCACCGGCATTGGACGGTTCGCCGCGCTGGACCTTGGCCGACCCGGTGCGCGGGCGCTACTTCAAACTCGGCGCAGCGGCGATGCGCCTGTTGCGCCACTGGTCGCTGGGCGATCCCGAACAAGTGCTGCGCGCCGCCAATCGTGAACCGGGGTTGCCTCTGGACGGCAACGAGCTGGCGCAACTGCTGGAGTTCCTGCGCGGTCACGATTTGATCAGCGCCCTCGACGAACAGCAGCGCGCCAGCTATCGGCTCAAAGCCCTCGTGCAACGCCAGAGCCTGTGGAGAATCCTGCTGCATCAATACCTGTTCTTCCGCATTCCACTGTGGCGCCCGGACACTTTTCTCAACCGTGCCTGGCCATGGCTTGAGCGCTTCGGTCCCAAGGCCTTGCGCTACGGTCTGCCGGCGACGCTGGCGCTCGGGGTGTTTCTGGTGTCGCGGGACTGGCAGCGGTTTGTCGGCACCTTTCCGCATCTGTTCAGCCTCGGCGGCGCGATCGCGTTCGGCGTCTCGCTGTTCTTCGCCAAGCTCTGTCACGAGTTCGGTCATGCATTCATGGCCAAGCGCGCCGGGTGTCGGGTGCAAAGCATGGGCGTGGCGTTCATGGTCTTGCTGCCGATGTTCTACACCGATGTCAGCGATGCCTGGCGGGTCAATGATCGACGCGCGCGACTGTTGATCGGTGCCGGTGGGGTGATGGCGGAATTGTTGCTGGCGAGCATCGCGCTGCTGGTCTGGTCGTTCCTGCCGGACGGGCCCGGTCGCACAGCGGCGTTCATGCTCGCCAGCGCGACGTGGATCACCACACTGGTGGTCAATCTCAACCCGTTCATGCGCTTCGATGGCTACTTTCTGCTCAGCGACTTGTGGGAAGTCGACAATTTGCAGGGCCGGGCCTTTGCCCTGTGTCGCTGGCGGTTGCGGGAATTTCTGTTCGGCTATGGCGCGCCGGCGCCGGAGCCTTGGTCGCCGACGATGCAGCGGCGTTTGCTGATCTGGGGGTATGGCTCGTGGTTATGGCGTGCGGCGTTGTTTTTCGGGATCGCGCTGGCGGTCTATCACCTGTTCTTCAAGGTGTTGGGGATCTTCCTGATGCTGGTGGAACTGGTGTGGTTCATCTTTCTGCCGATCATGAGTGAGTGGCGCCAGTGGTGGAGCCGTCGCGAACAGGCTCATGGTCCCCGCGTATTGCTCAGCAGTCTGGCGGTACTCGGCCTGTTGCTGGTGCTGATCGTGCCGTGGCGCAGCTCGGTCGAGTTGCCGACGATGCTCGAGGGCGGCCGCGCCAGTGCCTTGCACGCACCGACGGCGGCGCGGGTCAAAGCCGTGAAGGTGGCGGATGGTCAGACTGTGGCTCAGGGCGACGTGCTGATCGAACTGGAATCGCCGGATCTCGATTCGCGGCAGGCCATCGTCCGCCGGGAAATCCGCATCCAGCAATTGCTGATGCGCCGTCAGGCTGGCCGCAGTGAAACCGCTGCCGACGCCGGCATCGTCGAGCAACGCCTTGCCGAAGCGGTGGCGGAATACCGTGGCCTGACTGCTCAACGCGAACGTCTGCTGTTACGCGCACCTCACGCCGGAACCGTGCGTGACCTGCTGCCGAACCTGACGCCGGGCCGCTGGCTGTCGAGCAAAGACGCGCTGGCGCGGGTGGTCGAGGACGGCACCCGCCTGCGCGGTTACCTGGCCGAGGCCGAGTTGTGGCGGGTCAAGCCCGGCGCCACCGGGCGGTTTATCGCCGACGACCCGATGCATGCCGCCATCGCGGTACAACTCAATGAAATCGACACCAACGGTGTGGCCTATGTCGATCAGGAAGCACTGACCTCCGATCACCACGGGCCGATTGCCGTGCGCCGCGATCAGCAGCAACGGGCGGAGCCGGTGCAGGCGCAATACGGCGTGCGTTTGACTACGCTGGATCAGGCACCGACTCCGGTGCAGCCACTGCGCGGCGTGGTGGTGTTGCAGGGCAGCGGCGAATCGGTGCTCGGCGTGGCTTGGCGCCGGATGGCGGCGCTGGGGGTCAGGGAAAGCGGTTTCTAA
- a CDS encoding GNAT family N-acetyltransferase, which produces MTENLAADGLVVRPSRTTDGPFLQSLYQSARPDLQWIDGEQEQVQQIVAQQFQVQEQGMGENHPNAMHYIVEKLGTAIGALSTDFGVNEIRVLYLAFIPQARGKGYGRTVLQGVQKAAQQVRCPVATVVWANNPHARQHYLALGFAVEERNPAAERLVWYPQ; this is translated from the coding sequence ATGACGGAAAATCTGGCGGCGGACGGATTGGTGGTACGGCCTTCGCGGACGACTGACGGGCCGTTTCTGCAAAGCCTGTATCAATCGGCGCGGCCGGATCTGCAATGGATCGACGGCGAGCAGGAACAGGTGCAGCAAATCGTTGCCCAGCAATTTCAGGTGCAGGAGCAGGGCATGGGGGAAAACCATCCGAATGCCATGCACTACATCGTGGAAAAACTCGGCACCGCCATCGGCGCACTCAGCACCGATTTCGGCGTCAATGAAATCCGCGTGTTGTACCTCGCCTTCATTCCCCAGGCCCGGGGCAAGGGTTACGGGCGAACCGTGCTGCAAGGTGTGCAAAAAGCCGCGCAGCAAGTGCGCTGTCCGGTGGCGACGGTGGTCTGGGCCAACAACCCCCATGCGCGCCAGCATTACCTGGCGCTGGGGTTTGCCGTGGAAGAGCGCAATCCGGCGGCGGAGCGGTTGGTGTGGTACCCGCAGTGA
- a CDS encoding DUF6916 family protein, translated as MLQAVQIQHVQPLLGQQRTLHLPDGTALPIRIEHLDEIPAAKTRYSERMPFCLEFNSLVPTEFVDGLCALELPELGRVEDIFVSRVPAMGRDPQLGYFCISFN; from the coding sequence ATGCTGCAAGCGGTTCAGATTCAACACGTCCAGCCGTTGCTCGGACAACAACGCACGCTGCACCTGCCCGATGGCACGGCACTGCCGATTCGGATCGAGCACCTTGATGAGATCCCCGCCGCGAAAACCCGCTACAGCGAACGCATGCCCTTCTGCCTCGAATTCAACAGCCTGGTGCCGACCGAATTCGTCGACGGTTTATGCGCGCTGGAACTCCCGGAACTCGGTCGGGTGGAGGACATTTTCGTGTCGCGGGTGCCGGCGATGGGGCGGGATCCGCAACTGGGTTATTTCTGCATTTCCTTCAACTGA
- a CDS encoding phage tail protein — MEVFMGTIQPFAFNFAPSGWALCNGQILGISQYQALFALLGTYYGGNGTTNFQLPNLQGRVPVAQGTGLGLTPRVIGQVYGTENVTATIANMPNHTHAMTGLTANTALSLAVPASNPATVPTATNSYLGASGGGPGSANIYSDAQGATPVPLKGVTTTVTGDISSTGGSQPLPILNPALVLNFSVALNGLFPSRN; from the coding sequence ATGGAAGTCTTTATGGGTACGATTCAACCGTTCGCCTTCAACTTCGCCCCGAGTGGCTGGGCCTTGTGCAACGGGCAAATCCTGGGCATCTCGCAATACCAGGCGCTGTTCGCCTTGCTGGGCACTTACTACGGCGGCAATGGCACGACCAACTTTCAACTGCCCAACCTGCAAGGTCGCGTGCCCGTCGCACAAGGCACCGGACTGGGCCTGACACCGCGCGTCATCGGTCAGGTGTACGGCACCGAAAACGTCACCGCCACCATTGCCAACATGCCCAACCACACTCACGCGATGACCGGCCTCACCGCCAACACGGCCTTGTCGCTGGCCGTACCCGCCAGCAATCCGGCGACCGTGCCCACCGCCACCAACTCGTACCTCGGCGCGTCCGGCGGCGGCCCTGGTTCGGCGAACATTTACTCCGACGCCCAAGGCGCCACACCGGTGCCGCTCAAGGGTGTGACCACCACCGTCACCGGTGACATTTCCTCCACCGGCGGCAGCCAGCCACTGCCGATCCTGAACCCGGCCCTGGTCCTCAACTTCAGCGTTGCCCTGAACGGCCTGTTCCCGTCGCGCAACTGA
- a CDS encoding glycosyltransferase family 39 protein encodes MEFLRETPLGDTQDPFAAPNAGVRRLLRWAREHWLIPILLLATVVRFYDLTAAAIWGDEGSSLLLAGYSLGGIWAHAAFDVHPPLYFMLLHGWIGVFGDGLLAIRSFSALAGIATVGLGVSLVDRLATRRAAIIAGVLLALLPTAVRYSQEVRMYALLGLLLVGATLVLVKWIRRPQRHRYLLIYALLMTAALYTHYFAVLAALSHWLYLGLIRLLPGYRLKHLQRKDWWLANLAIVVLYLPWLPNLIDLLQHMDALKAGGDVGWEDPVTLSSLPSMIWLWLIQDEGEQLPLLLFGGVPLALLVLAAVAVARDRSVNHGSVLLALYTGVPLLLVFAVSFITPVFIERYLTAYALGLAMLAALAIDRLYTSVRVLAVAVLLSLVGVEMIGVNANATVDRNDQFNVMVDYVNRHFTSGDRIITSDMLWYLSYVYYNRTDAQIRLFTPPTAEGRSTRPNQYGFGTLVSDGVYLDRLSELPQGSARVWLIGDLDAEVPDPFLPLPATWQLRDQVQAGGARARLFSLQTPNESGEN; translated from the coding sequence ATGGAGTTTCTTCGCGAGACGCCGCTGGGGGATACCCAGGATCCGTTCGCTGCACCGAATGCCGGTGTCCGGCGCCTGTTGCGCTGGGCGCGCGAGCACTGGTTGATTCCGATCCTGCTGCTGGCCACCGTGGTGCGTTTTTATGACCTGACCGCTGCCGCAATCTGGGGCGATGAAGGTTCGAGCCTGCTGCTGGCGGGCTATTCGCTGGGCGGAATCTGGGCACACGCCGCGTTCGATGTGCATCCGCCGCTGTACTTCATGCTGCTGCACGGCTGGATCGGCGTATTCGGTGACGGCCTCCTGGCCATTCGCAGTTTCAGTGCGCTGGCCGGTATTGCCACGGTCGGGCTCGGCGTGAGCCTGGTCGACCGGCTGGCCACCCGCCGCGCCGCGATCATCGCCGGGGTGTTGCTGGCGCTGCTGCCGACGGCGGTGCGCTACAGCCAGGAAGTGCGCATGTACGCGTTGCTTGGCTTGCTGCTGGTCGGCGCGACGCTGGTGCTGGTCAAGTGGATTCGGCGTCCGCAGCGTCACCGCTATCTGCTGATCTACGCGCTGCTGATGACGGCGGCGTTGTACACCCATTATTTCGCGGTGCTGGCGGCGCTGAGCCATTGGCTGTATCTGGGGCTGATCCGGCTGTTGCCGGGTTATCGCCTGAAGCATCTCCAGCGCAAGGACTGGTGGCTGGCCAATCTGGCCATCGTCGTGCTGTACCTGCCGTGGCTGCCGAACCTGATTGACCTGCTGCAACACATGGACGCGCTCAAGGCCGGCGGCGATGTGGGCTGGGAAGATCCGGTGACCCTGTCTTCGCTGCCGTCGATGATCTGGCTCTGGCTGATCCAGGATGAGGGCGAGCAGCTTCCGTTGCTGCTGTTCGGCGGTGTGCCGCTGGCCTTGCTGGTGCTGGCGGCGGTCGCCGTCGCCCGGGATCGCAGCGTGAACCATGGCAGTGTCCTGCTGGCGCTCTACACCGGCGTACCGTTGTTGCTGGTGTTCGCCGTGTCTTTCATCACGCCGGTGTTCATCGAGCGTTACCTGACCGCTTACGCGCTGGGGCTGGCGATGCTGGCTGCGCTGGCCATCGACCGCCTCTACACCAGCGTGCGCGTGCTGGCGGTGGCGGTGCTGCTGTCGCTGGTCGGGGTCGAGATGATCGGGGTGAACGCCAACGCCACGGTCGACCGCAACGACCAGTTCAACGTCATGGTCGATTACGTCAATCGCCACTTCACCAGCGGCGACCGGATCATCACCAGCGACATGCTGTGGTACCTCAGTTACGTCTATTACAACCGCACGGACGCTCAAATCCGGCTGTTTACGCCACCCACCGCCGAAGGGCGCTCCACGCGTCCGAATCAATACGGTTTCGGCACGCTGGTGTCCGACGGGGTTTATCTGGATCGACTGAGCGAATTGCCGCAGGGCAGTGCCCGGGTCTGGTTGATCGGTGATCTGGATGCGGAGGTGCCGGATCCATTCCTGCCCTTGCCTGCGACTTGGCAGTTGCGGGATCAGGTCCAGGCGGGTGGCGCGAGAGCGCGACTTTTTTCGTTGCAGACGCCCAACGAATCGGGAGAAAACTGA
- a CDS encoding sulfotransferase family protein, whose translation MKGLQQFHFISGLPRSGSTLLSAILLQNPRFHAGMTSPVGALFSGVLEQCSAGSEFGAVIDTDMRRRLLRGLFDSYYADKADKPVVFDTNRQWSARLPAINDLFPQAKVIACVRNVAWVMDSLERLYRANPFENTKLFGDAVERNTVYSRCETLAQRNRLVGFAWAALKEAYYGEHADSLLIVDYDLLTQAPERVLRLVYDFIGEPWFEHDFEHLAYDAPEFDQALGVAGLHKVKPKVALQSRRTILPPDLFKQYADLSFWLDGSASAANVIRMKSDAAIS comes from the coding sequence GTGAAGGGATTGCAGCAGTTCCACTTTATCTCCGGCTTGCCGCGCTCAGGTTCTACCCTTCTTTCTGCGATCCTTCTGCAGAACCCGCGCTTTCATGCCGGCATGACCAGTCCGGTCGGCGCGCTGTTCTCCGGTGTCCTTGAACAATGCAGCGCCGGCAGCGAATTCGGCGCAGTGATCGACACCGACATGCGCCGCCGTCTGTTGCGCGGCCTGTTCGACTCCTACTACGCCGACAAGGCCGACAAACCGGTGGTGTTCGACACCAACCGCCAGTGGTCTGCGCGACTGCCAGCCATCAACGACCTGTTCCCTCAAGCAAAGGTCATCGCCTGTGTGCGCAATGTCGCCTGGGTGATGGACAGCCTCGAGCGGCTGTACCGCGCCAATCCTTTCGAAAACACCAAGCTGTTCGGCGATGCGGTCGAGCGCAACACCGTCTACAGCCGCTGCGAGACCTTGGCTCAGCGCAACCGCCTGGTGGGTTTTGCCTGGGCGGCGCTCAAGGAGGCCTATTACGGCGAGCACGCCGATTCGCTGCTGATCGTCGATTACGACCTGCTGACCCAGGCCCCGGAGCGGGTGCTGCGGCTGGTCTACGACTTTATCGGCGAACCCTGGTTCGAGCACGATTTCGAGCACCTGGCCTATGACGCGCCAGAGTTCGACCAGGCCCTGGGCGTGGCCGGCCTGCACAAGGTCAAGCCCAAGGTCGCCCTGCAGTCACGGCGCACGATTCTGCCGCCGGACCTGTTCAAGCAATACGCCGATTTGTCCTTCTGGCTCGATGGCTCAGCCAGCGCTGCCAATGTCATTCGTATGAAGTCCGACGCCGCGATCAGCTGA